A segment of the Romboutsia sp. 13368 genome:
AGCATTCTACTATTAAATAGTAGTTGCTTCTATTTTCATATTATTTATTTGTTAAAATAATTATATATATGTAGGAATTTATATTAATTTTTATTTAAGTTATAGGTATAAAAAAAGAAGCCATAGGCTTCTTTATATATTTATCTTNNNNNNNNNNNNNNNNNNNNNNNNNNNNNNNNNNNNNNNNNNNNNNNNNNNNNNNNNNNNNNNNNNNNNNNNNNNNNNNNNNNNNNNNNNNNNNNNNNNNNNNNNNNNNNNNNNNNNNNNNNNNNNNNNNNNNNNNNNNNNNNNNNNNNNNNNNNNNNNNNNNNNNNNNNNNNNNNNNNNNNNNNNNNNATTATATATATGTAGGAATTTATATTAATTTTTATTTAAGTTATAGGTATAAAAAAAGAAGCCATAGGCTTCTTTATATATTTATCTTCTTCTTCTTAAGAAAGTTGGTATTTCCATATCATCATCTAATATAGAACTTCTTCTAGTCTCTTCTCTAGTAACAGCAACTTCTTCCTTTTCTTCTACTTCAACAGGTTTAGTATTAGTTACTGGAGTAGGATTTATTGTAGGTTTGCTTACAGTTTTAACCCTTTCTATTAATTCAGGTTCCATGCTTTTAGCTTCATCAAATCCTGTAGCTATTACTGTTATTCTTATCTCTTCAGCTAAATCTTCTCTTATAGAAGCTCCAAATATTATGTTAGCTTCTGGATCACAAGATTCTTGAACTATTGTAGATGCTTCGTTTATTTCAAGAAGTCCTAAGTTAGCTCCACCTGTTATATTAAGAAGAACTCCCTTTGCTCCTCTTATAGAAGTTTCTAAAAGTGGAGATTGTATTGCTTCTCTAGCAGCTTCTATTGCTCTATTTTCTCCTGTAGCATTACCTATTCCCATATGAGCTAGACCTTGTTCCTTCATTACAGAAGTAACGTCTGCAAAGTCTAAGTTTATAAGTCCAGGTACAGCTATAAGGTCAGATATTGATTGTATACCTTGTTTTAATACATCATCTGCCATAGAGAATGCCTCTAGCATAGAAGTATTTTTTTGAACTATTTGTAATAATCTATCATTAGGTATAGTTATTAATGTATCTACTTTAGATTTTAATTCTGCTATACCATGTTCAGCATTTTTCATTCTTACTTTCCCTTCAAATACGAAAGGCTTAGTAACAACTCCTACAGTAAGGATTCCCATTTCCTTTGCAAGTTGAGCTATTACAGGTGCTGCACCAGTACCTGTTCCTCCACCCATACCAGCTGTAACGAATACCATATCCGCACCTTCAAGTGCTTTTATTATTTCATCTTTACTTTCTTCTGCTGCTTTCTTTCCAACTTCAGGATTTGCTCCTGCTCCTAGACCCCTAGTAAGCTTTTCTCCTATTTGAATCTTAAGTCCAGCTTTTGATGTATGTAAAGCTTGCTTATCAGTGTTTACAGCTATAAACTCTACACCTTGAAGTCCAGCTTCTACCATTCTATTAACTGCGTTATTTCCGCCGCCACCTGCACCAATTACCTTAATTTGCGCAAGACCATCTATTTCTACGTCAAAATTTAGCATATGTAGACCTCCTTATTTTATGATTGTAAGTAAATGTATGTATTAATTATATCATTTAATTCTTAGGTTTTGTTAATTCTTAAGTAAGTATTCCACAAAAATATTTATTTTCCTCTTTTTTTATGACTAATTTTTGTAACAATATGTCTCCTTATAACCGATAAATTGTCAAATAATCTCGACCCAAATACTAGTATAGCGACATAATAAAGCGGTAGACCTAATCTATCTCCTATATATGTCAATATCATCGCTAATAATGCATTACCTATAAAACCTGTCATAAATATCAAGTTATCATACTTATTTTGTAATCCTGCTTTTACTGCACCAAATATCGAATCAAGAGTTGCAAGTATTGCTACAGACATATATAGAGAATACTCTATTGGATAAGTAAATGGAATATAAAAACCAACTACTATTCCAAGCGCTAAACTCGCTAGTATCCATATCATAATGCTCACCTTTTCTATTTTACTTTGAAACTTATATACATTTCAAGTTTTTTAATGCTTTTTATTAATATTTTTTAAAAGAATTTACTGTTATGTCTTTTTTATATATTACTTTTATAGAAATACCATATACTTCTTTTAATATGTTCGTATATGATTCCGGAGAAATAACAGAAGCTTTTAAAGTTTCAATATTACCTACTGCTTTAATAACAAACGGTTGTCCATAAGTTTTATCGTTTACTTTTATAGTTGGACCAGAACATTTTATTTTACTTAAATTTATTAACCGTTCTCCATTTATAGATATAGCTTTTGCTCCTGCTTTTTTCAAATCATTTATAATTCTTAAAATATCTATATCATGTACTATTAAGTCATTAGGATTTTGATTTTCTTTTAACTCTTTTTCACTATCTTTTATAGTTAAAATAATTCCTTCTCCTGATACTTGTGAAGTACCTGTAAATTCCTTTAAGTAATTTAATTCATCATTCATTAAATCTTTTACTGATGCTTCATTCTTTTTAGCATACTTATATTCATTTAAAGATTTTTCATATTCATTTTTTATTTTTTTTAACTTATCTATTTCTTCAACTTCTGTTTCTATTTTTTTTTCTAAATTCTTCTTTTCTTCTAATGTTATATATACTCTATTTGGATTTAAAGTTTTTATGTATATAGCTATAAGAAATCCTAATATAAATGCACATAAAATAATTAGTCTTCGTTTACCTTGTATAAAACTCTTACTCATTTAATTTTCCAACATCTATATTATTTATTTTTTTATCGTATCCACTTATATCTATGTTATCGTTACTCACTATATCTACTTTATAGTTATAGTATTTTTCAATTTCCCACACAATTCCATATTTTATTTTAAGTGCTGACTCTAAGGTTTCTTTATTTCCAATAGCTTTTATAACTATAGGTTCTTCTATTTTAGTATTATTTACATATAAACTATCTTCTCTTAAATCTAAATAGGTATCAAATACTATTCGCTCATCATTTATAGATATTGCACTTGCTTGAGCAGTATTTAACTTATTTATCATAGATAATATTAAATCATAATTATAGATTATACTATTATCTGAGTTATTATTTATTAGTTTAATTATAATTCCACTTCCAGTTACATCTGTATATCCTGCTAGTTTCTCATATTTATTTATTTCGGATTTTAAAACTTCTTCGCCTTCATCATCCTTATATTTCTCTATATTTGATTTTATTGTATTTATTTCTTCTTCTAAACTATCTGATTCTTTCTTTAATGATTTAAGTTGTAATAATAATTGTTCACCTCTTTTAGATGTAGTTGTTCCTTCATTTTCTAATTTAATAGTTTTTAATTGTAGACTTATTAGTATACCTAAAATAATGCTACAAACGATAACACTTTTATAAGGAATTTTCATATTACTCTCTCCTGTTGCACTTAATCTCTAATTTCTATATAAAGCATATTTTTCTATAGTTAAATCTATTTCTCCACCTTGTTGTCTTTTACTTTGTAAATCATATAATATCATTGATAACTTAGATATATTGTATTTCAATGATTCATCATTATTTAGTAATATTTTTATATCATCCTTAGTATACATTTTTATAGAATTAATTTGCATCATATCTATTTTTTCTATCTTTTTATAAATACTTTCTTCTTTTATACACTCTAATAAATAGAGTAACCTTTTTTTATTTTCTTCATTCTTAAATTTTATTTCTTGTAAGTTATTTAAATCATAATCTATATTAACAATTACAATATTATTATCTTTATTATCAATATTTATTTCATCTATAAAATTTCCTTCATTATCAATATAACAATATTCATTATTATTGTGTAATATAGCACATATTTCTTTTTCAATTATACTTATTTTTATAGTATCAGGAAATACTCTTTTTATATTAACAGATTCTATGTATTTATTATCTAATAAAATTTTTTCCATATTATTCATATTATATCTAAATATATTTTTGTCATTTTTTATTTCTAATATTTTTTCAATGTAGTCTTTATCAACATATTTATTCCCTTCTATTACTATATTCTTACTATTAAATATACTACTATTTAAACATGTATACAAAATAATAACTATAATTAATAAAAGACTAAATATAAAAACTATTTTACTATTATTTATATTTTTTTTAATTTTTCTTTTTTTCATATGTATCTCCTTATTAATTTACAGGTTATATATTATAAATACAACTTTTATAACAAGTNCTGCACCTAAATTTCTTAGTATATTTTCAAACTCTTCGTATCCTCTTTCTATATGGTATATATCACTAATATCTGTTTTACCTTCTGATACTAACGCTGCTAGTACTAAAGATGCTCCTCCTCTTAAATCAGGTGATCTAACACTTGCACCGTGTAATTTATCTGTCCCTTTTACCATACATATATTTTCTGTAATATATTTTATATTAGCTCCCATTCTTGCAAGCTCTGCACAATGCATGAATCTATTTTCAAAAATAGTTTCATGAAATACAGTAATTCCATTTGATAACGTCATAAGTGTCATAAGTTGAGATTGCATGTCAGTAGGAAAGCCTGGATGAGGACATGTTTTTACTAAATCAATAGATTTTATATCTAATTTTAAATTATGTGCTAGAGGGGACATATGTTACTTTTTCTTTATTCCAATTACTTTACTTTCATTTTGTGTATCTTCTTTTATATTGGAATCTATATTATTATTTTCTAATTCTTTATTTTCTTTTTTAGATTTACTAACTTTTTTTGTATTATTAGCTTCATATATTTTTATTATTTCATTATATATAAGATCTATGGCTTCTGGTTTTCCTATTTCTTTACTTCTATTTGCCATTTCTAATAATTCTTCTTTATTCCCTAACAATTTAGTAACAGCATCATTTAAGCTTTCAGGTGTTAAATTCTTTTCAAGTATAGCTATCCCTGCACCTTGTTTTTCTATACTCTTTGCATTATATTCTTGATGATTTTCTGCTGTATACGCCTTAGGTATTATTATAGATGGTTTTCCAAGAGCTGTTATTTCTGCTAAAGATATAGCTCCGGCACTTCCTATAACTAAATCACTTGCAGCTAATGCATTAGCCATATCTTCTAAATATGGTACTACCTTTTGATATGGTTTTAAATTTAAATCTTCTATGCTTTTAGCAAACTCTTCAAAATATGGCTTACCTGTTGCAAATATAAATGCGACATCATCTTTAACCATATTTCTTACAACTAATTTCATAGCATCATTTATTTTTCTAGATCCTCCACTACCACCGTAGCAAAGAACCATTCTTTTCTCTTCAGTTATACCTAAAGCTCTTCTTGCTATAGATTTTCTAGCTACTAAGATTTCTTTTCTTACAGGATTTCCTGTAAGAACTAATTTTTCTCTAGTATCTTCTGGGAATCTTTGATGAGAATCTTCAAAGCTAGTTAAAACTCTAGTAACCATCTTTGCAAGTATTTTATTAGTTACACCTGGAAAAGAGTTTTGTTCATGTACAACAGTTGGAACTTTACTCATAGCTGCATTAAATAATACAGGTCCACTTACGTATCCTCCTGTACCTATTACTACATCTGGTTTAAACTTCTTAACTACCTTTCTAGATTGTTCTAAACCTTTAAATAATTTAAAAACTCTTTTTACATTATCTAAATCTATTTTTCTTTTAAATCCTTGTACTGTTACAGTTTTTAATTCATATCCATACTTAGGAACTATTTCAGATTCTATACCTTTCTCTGTTCCTACAAATAATATTTCTGCATCTGGATTTTCTTCTTTTATTTTATTTGCAATGGCGATTGCTGGATATACATGACCTCCAGTTCCTCCACCAGATAATAAAACTTTCATTTAATCATCTCCTGTTAGTTAATTTTGACGTGTTTTGAAATGTTTAATACTATACCAACAGCACTCATAAATATTATAAGTGAAGTCCCTCCATAACTTATAAATGGTAGTGCTACTCCTGTAACTGGCATTGATGAAGTTGCAACAGCTATATTTAAAGCTGCTTGTATTCCTATCTGAGCACCTATTCCTATTACAACCATACATGTAAATATATCTTTACAATTCAATGCTATCCTTACACATCTATAAACTAGTATAACAAATAACATTATCACAACTGCACAACCTATAAGTCCTAATTCTTCACCTATTATGGCAAATATAAAGTCATTTTGTGGTTCAGGTATGTAAAACCATTTTTGTTGGCTTTTTCCTAGTCCCATTCCAAATAAACCACCTGATCCTAAGGCATAAAGACCTTGTATAACTTGGTACCCATTACCTAATGGATCTTGAAATGGATCTAAGAATGATAATATACGTTTTAATCTGTATTCAGATGTAAGAGCTAAAAGTAAGAATAATCCTACTCCACTTCCAAACATAGCTATTACAAATTTCATATTAAGTCCTGCTACAAATATCATAACAAAAGTAACTAGTATTATGGTACCTGCAGTAGACATATTTGGTTGAAGCATTATCAACACAAAAAATAATCCTGGTATTACTAAAAGAGGTAATACTCCTTTAGTTAAAGACTTCATATCGTCATATCTTTTTTCTATAAGTTTTGATGTGATTATTATAGTCGCAAATTTTGCTATTTCTGCTGGCTGTATTGTAAATGCACCAAATCCTAACCACCTTCTTGCACCATTTGCCTTTATTCCTAATGGTGTTAATACTAGGAGTAATAATACCACCGATACTATACCTATAACTTTAGCATTCTTTTTCCAAAATCTATAGTCTATATTGGATATCGTCATCATAGATATAAATCCTAAAGTAGCATAGATAATATTTCTTTTTAGAAAATAATAAGAATCACCATGCTTAAAAGCAGATTGAACAAAACTTGCGCTAAACACCATGATGATTCCTATAAATACTAAAGTCATAGTAGTATAAAATATTACACTATCAAATTCACTTTTTATATTTTTATCAATTTGTTTTTTTAAAGCTCCTTTGGCCATTATAAAGCCTTCCCTCCATTCCCAGATAAGAGGTTACTTTAAATTGTTTACATTATCTTTGAAGTCAATACCCCTCACTTCAAAACTTTTATACATATCCCAACTTGCACATGCTGGAGATAATAAAACTACATCTCCATCCTTAGCAATTTGGTAAGAAGTATTTACAGCCTCTTTCATATCTTTTACTACAGTTATATTATTAAATCCTTTATTTTGAGCGCACTCTTTTATTTTTTGCGCAGTTTCACCTAATAATACTAATGCATATACATGTTCTTTAGCTGCATCTAAAAATTCATCAAAGCTACTTTGCTTATCCATACCTCCAGCTATTAATACTATTTGTTTATTATAAGACTGAACAGCCTTTATACTTGAATCTGGATTTGTAGCTTTTGAATCATTTACAAACATTATTCCATTTAAGTTTCTTACAAATTCCTGTCTATGTTCAACACCTGCAAAAGTTCTTAATACATCTCTTATAGTATCTATATCTATATTACATACATATGCTATTGCAGCCGCTGCCATACAATTTTCTAAATTGTGATTTCCTGGAAGACTAAGTTCATCTTTATTTAAAAGTTTAATTTCTTTATCTATATTGATAACTATATTTTGTTCTTTATCTAGATATATTCCAGAATTTAAACATTCATTTCTAGAGAAGAATATTTTCTTAGCTTTTACCTTATCAGATAAATTTCTTACATCTTTATCATCATAATTTAATATACAAAAATCTTCACTATCTTGATTTTCAAATATTCTAGCTTTAGCCTCTATGTAAGCTTTCATAGTATGATGTCTATTTAAATGGTCCTCTGTAAAGTTTAATATCGCACTTACATGAGGTTTAAATGTATCTATACTTTCAAGTTGAAAACTACTTAATTCTGTAACTAATACAGAATCTTCATTAGCAACTCCTACAGTATCTATTACAGGATTTCCTATATTTCCAACTATATAAGTATCCTTGTTAGCTTTTTTAAATATCTCTCCTACTAAAGATGTTGTTGTTGTTTTCCCATTAGTTCCTGTTATACCTATGAAAGTTGGATTTTGAGAAAGTCTATAAGCAAGTTCTACTTCACCTATTATTTCTATATTTTTAGATTTAAGCTTTAATATAAAAGGTAAATCTAATGGTACTCCAGGAGATACAACTGTCATATCTATATCATCTACATTTTCAGGATGATATCCTAATATATATTCAACATTATCTAAGCCTGAAAGTTCATCTAATATTTCTTTTAATTTTTCTTCATCTTTTATATCATTTACAATTACATTAGCACCTAATTTATTTAAATGTTTAATTGTAGATATACCTGTTTTTGCAAGTCCAACTAGTAAGACTTTTTTATTATTTAAATTCATTGTTAATACCCCCGAATTAGAATATTGCTACTATACCTATCCAAGCAAGTACTACAGTTACTATCCAGAATGTGAATACTACCTTTGTTTCAGGCCATCCGCATTGTTCAAAATGGTGATGTATAGGTGCCATTTTAAATATTCTTTTTCCTCTTAATTTAAATGATGCTACTTGAAGTATAACTGATATAGCCTCTGCAAAGTATATCCCACCAACTAAAGGTATTAAAAGGACACTATTTGTTAATATAGCAAAAGCAACAACTGCTCCACCTAATGCCATAGAACCTGTATCACCCATAAATATTCTAGCAGGATATGCATTAAATCCTAAGAATCCTAAGCATGCTCCAATTGTAGCTGCTGCTAATACTGCAACATCTGTATTTGCAACTCCTGAATAAGATGCAAGTAACATGAAGAATGTAGATACTATTAAAGTTATACCTGATGCTAACCCGTCTAATCCATCAGTTAAGTTAACAGCATTAACTGTTCCAACTATTACAAATACCATTATAGGAACATATAA
Coding sequences within it:
- the ftsZ gene encoding cell division protein FtsZ: MLNFDVEIDGLAQIKVIGAGGGGNNAVNRMVEAGLQGVEFIAVNTDKQALHTSKAGLKIQIGEKLTRGLGAGANPEVGKKAAEESKDEIIKALEGADMVFVTAGMGGGTGTGAAPVIAQLAKEMGILTVGVVTKPFVFEGKVRMKNAEHGIAELKSKVDTLITIPNDRLLQIVQKNTSMLEAFSMADDVLKQGIQSISDLIAVPGLINLDFADVTSVMKEQGLAHMGIGNATGENRAIEAAREAIQSPLLETSIRGAKGVLLNITGGANLGLLEINEASTIVQESCDPEANIIFGASIREDLAEEIRITVIATGFDEAKSMEPELIERVKTVSKPTINPTPVTNTKPVEVEEKEEVAVTREETRRSSILDDDMEIPTFLRRRR
- a CDS encoding small basic family protein: MIWILASLALGIVVGFYIPFTYPIEYSLYMSVAILATLDSIFGAVKAGLQNKYDNLIFMTGFIGNALLAMILTYIGDRLGLPLYYVAILVFGSRLFDNLSVIRRHIVTKISHKKRGK
- a CDS encoding DUF881 domain-containing protein, yielding MSKSFIQGKRRLIILCAFILGFLIAIYIKTLNPNRVYITLEEKKNLEKKIETEVEEIDKLKKIKNEYEKSLNEYKYAKKNEASVKDLMNDELNYLKEFTGTSQVSGEGIILTIKDSEKELKENQNPNDLIVHDIDILRIINDLKKAGAKAISINGERLINLSKIKCSGPTIKVNDKTYGQPFVIKAVGNIETLKASVISPESYTNILKEVYGISIKVIYKKDITVNSFKKY
- a CDS encoding DUF881 domain-containing protein; amino-acid sequence: MKIPYKSVIVCSIILGILISLQLKTIKLENEGTTTSKRGEQLLLQLKSLKKESDSLEEEINTIKSNIEKYKDDEGEEVLKSEINKYEKLAGYTDVTGSGIIIKLINNNSDNSIIYNYDLILSMINKLNTAQASAISINDERIVFDTYLDLREDSLYVNNTKIEEPIVIKAIGNKETLESALKIKYGIVWEIEKYYNYKVDIVSNDNIDISGYDKKINNIDVGKLNE
- a CDS encoding cell division protein FtsQ/DivIB; protein product: MKKRKIKKNINNSKIVFIFSLLLIIVIILYTCLNSSIFNSKNIVIEGNKYVDKDYIEKILEIKNDKNIFRYNMNNMEKILLDNKYIESVNIKRVFPDTIKISIIEKEICAILHNNNEYCYIDNEGNFIDEINIDNKDNNIVIVNIDYDLNNLQEIKFKNEENKKRLLYLLECIKEESIYKKIEKIDMMQINSIKMYTKDDIKILLNNDESLKYNISKLSMILYDLQSKRQQGGEIDLTIEKYALYRN
- the murG gene encoding undecaprenyldiphospho-muramoylpentapeptide beta-N-acetylglucosaminyltransferase, which encodes MKVLLSGGGTGGHVYPAIAIANKIKEENPDAEILFVGTEKGIESEIVPKYGYELKTVTVQGFKRKIDLDNVKRVFKLFKGLEQSRKVVKKFKPDVVIGTGGYVSGPVLFNAAMSKVPTVVHEQNSFPGVTNKILAKMVTRVLTSFEDSHQRFPEDTREKLVLTGNPVRKEILVARKSIARRALGITEEKRMVLCYGGSGGSRKINDAMKLVVRNMVKDDVAFIFATGKPYFEEFAKSIEDLNLKPYQKVVPYLEDMANALAASDLVIGSAGAISLAEITALGKPSIIIPKAYTAENHQEYNAKSIEKQGAGIAILEKNLTPESLNDAVTKLLGNKEELLEMANRSKEIGKPEAIDLIYNEIIKIYEANNTKKVSKSKKENKELENNNIDSNIKEDTQNESKVIGIKKK
- the spoVE gene encoding stage V sporulation protein E, whose product is MAKGALKKQIDKNIKSEFDSVIFYTTMTLVFIGIIMVFSASFVQSAFKHGDSYYFLKRNIIYATLGFISMMTISNIDYRFWKKNAKVIGIVSVVLLLLVLTPLGIKANGARRWLGFGAFTIQPAEIAKFATIIITSKLIEKRYDDMKSLTKGVLPLLVIPGLFFVLIMLQPNMSTAGTIILVTFVMIFVAGLNMKFVIAMFGSGVGLFLLLALTSEYRLKRILSFLDPFQDPLGNGYQVIQGLYALGSGGLFGMGLGKSQQKWFYIPEPQNDFIFAIIGEELGLIGCAVVIMLFVILVYRCVRIALNCKDIFTCMVVIGIGAQIGIQAALNIAVATSSMPVTGVALPFISYGGTSLIIFMSAVGIVLNISKHVKIN
- the murD gene encoding UDP-N-acetylmuramoyl-L-alanine--D-glutamate ligase, which encodes MNLNNKKVLLVGLAKTGISTIKHLNKLGANVIVNDIKDEEKLKEILDELSGLDNVEYILGYHPENVDDIDMTVVSPGVPLDLPFILKLKSKNIEIIGEVELAYRLSQNPTFIGITGTNGKTTTTSLVGEIFKKANKDTYIVGNIGNPVIDTVGVANEDSVLVTELSSFQLESIDTFKPHVSAILNFTEDHLNRHHTMKAYIEAKARIFENQDSEDFCILNYDDKDVRNLSDKVKAKKIFFSRNECLNSGIYLDKEQNIVINIDKEIKLLNKDELSLPGNHNLENCMAAAAIAYVCNIDIDTIRDVLRTFAGVEHRQEFVRNLNGIMFVNDSKATNPDSSIKAVQSYNKQIVLIAGGMDKQSSFDEFLDAAKEHVYALVLLGETAQKIKECAQNKGFNNITVVKDMKEAVNTSYQIAKDGDVVLLSPACASWDMYKSFEVRGIDFKDNVNNLK
- the mraY gene encoding phospho-N-acetylmuramoyl-pentapeptide-transferase translates to MMLGITELTYTALFSFLIVVILGPIFIPMLTKFKFGQTVRDDGPKTHLAKNGTPTMGGILMILAIVITGLTRSKVGPDMMIGLICIFGFGLIGFIDDFIIIKKRRSLGLKPWQKIVMQFALALYVANYQYTASASAPQLMVPFTDIAINLGPLYVPIMVFVIVGTVNAVNLTDGLDGLASGITLIVSTFFMLLASYSGVANTDVAVLAAATIGACLGFLGFNAYPARIFMGDTGSMALGGAVVAFAILTNSVLLIPLVGGIYFAEAISVILQVASFKLRGKRIFKMAPIHHHFEQCGWPETKVVFTFWIVTVVLAWIGIVAIF